A genomic region of Raphanus sativus cultivar WK10039 chromosome 6, ASM80110v3, whole genome shotgun sequence contains the following coding sequences:
- the LOC108807363 gene encoding wall-associated receptor kinase-like 8 — protein MDCDLKRFFFAIFLFQIHGYIVASAFHHEFPVALPDCIDRCDRAGARVPYPFGIGKGCYKSKWYEVVCNHSLHLSFPFLPSIGLDVISFSLTDDFIYEDRSHKSNGFQIQSPRKTSGCSYGKKDVQSLNLTGSPFFISDNNKFTAVGCNIKAMMVGTGPQIVGCEARCGKENRYYKDADKSCVGYKCCQTKIPPGLQVYDSTVEKLEPGKNVCQEAYLSREDFSNYTLTSPDLTENVIVTMDLEWRLEVPPNTVPESSKCEVSTSVIRTDDQYKYQCRCRSGYEGNPYLPGGCQDIDECRTIYGVCGKNKCVNVPGSFRCEKTWPAILGGTLSSGLLLLAVGTWWICKVNKKQKAAKQKRKFFKRNGGLLLEQQMFSLQGSVNKTKLFSSSDLEKATNRFNASRVLGQGGQGTVYKGMLEDGMIVAVKKSKALKEENLEEFINEIILLSQINHRNVVGILGCCLETEVPMLVYEFIPNRSLFDHLQNPSDYFPMTWKARLCIACEVADALSYLHSAASVPIYHRDVKSTNILLDEKHRAKVSDFGISRCVGIDDTHLTTVVQGTVGYVDPEYLQSSHFTGKSDVYSFGVVLIELLTGGKPVSVLRPQEVKMLGAYFLEAMRNDRLHEILDARMEEECDQEEVLAVAKLARSCLSLNSEHRPTMRDVFIELDRMQFKKQGAQNLAENCEEHTYIQIATPETMSLSYYSPYTLVGNSSFSPDSKPLMIHTTQ, from the exons ATGGATTGTGATCTGAAACGTTTCTTTTTCGCAATTTTCCTGTTTCAAATCCATGGATACATAGTTGCTTCTGCTTTCCATCATGAATTCCCTGTTGCATTACCTGATTGCATAGACCGGTGCGATCGTGCTGGTGCTCGTGTTCCTTACCCTTTTGGGATAGGCAAAGGTTGTTACAAGAGCAAATGGTACGAGGTTGTCTGCAACCACTCATTACACCTCTCTTTTCCTTTCCTGCCAAGCATCGGACTGGACGTTATTTCGTTTTCCCTCACAGATGACTTTATCTATGAGGACCGTTCTCACAAGAGCAACGGGTTTCAAATTCAGAGTCCAAGGAAGACTTCAGGCTGTTCATATGGAAAGAAAGATGTCCAATCTTTGAATCTAACGGGGAGTCCGTTCTTCATATCAGACAATAACAAGTTCACAGCTGTTGGATGTAACATCAAAGCGATGATGGTAGGAACAGGGCCACAGATTGTTGGATGTGAAGCGAGATGTGGGAAAGAGAATCGGTATTACAAAGATGCTGACAAGAGCTGTGTCGGATATAAGTGCTGCCAGACCAAAATTCCGCCGGGTCTTCAAGTGTATGATTCAACAGTGGAGAAACTGGAACCTGGTAAAAACGTATGTCAGGAGGCCTACTTATCACGAGAGGACTTCTCTAACTACACGCTCACGTCACCTGATCTAACGGAGAATGTTATAGTTACCATGGATCTGGAATGGCGTCTCGAAGTTCCCCCCAACACCGTTCCAGAGAGTTCAAAATGTGAGGTAAGCACAAGCGTGATTCGCACGGATGATCAGTATAAGTATCAATGCAGGTGTAGATCTGGTTATGAAGGAAATCCTTATTTACCTGGTGGATGTCAAG ACATTGATGAGTGCAGGACTATATATGGTGTGTGTGGAAAGAACAAGTGTGTGAATGTGCCTGGATCATTCAGATGTGAAAAAACATGGCCTGCCATTCTAG GTGGAACTCTAAGCTCTGGATTGTTACTTTTAGCCGTTGGAACGTGGTGGATATGCAAGGTTAATAAAAAGCAAAAAGCAGCCAAGCAGAAGAGGAAGTTCTTCAAACGAAATGGAGGTTTGTTATTAGAGCAACAAATGTTCTCACTTCAAGGCAGTGTCAACAAAACCAAACTGTTCAGCTCCAGTGACCTGGAGAAGGCAACAAACAGATTCAACGCGAGCAGAGTACTAGGTCAAGGCGGGCAAGGTACAGTTTACAAAGGAATGTTGGAAGATGGGATGATCGTCGCTGTCAAAAAGTCCAAAGCATTGAAAGAAGAGAATCTTGAAGAGTTCATCAATGAGATCATCCTTTTATCGCAGATTAACCATAGAAACGTTGTTGGGATCTTAGGATGTTGTCTTGAGACAGAGGTGCCTATGTTGGTGTATGAGTTCATTCCCAACAGAAGCCTTTTCGATCATCTGCAAAACCCGTCAGATTATTTCCCAATGACTTGGAAAGCACGTCTCTGCATCGCCTGCGAAGTAGCTGATGCACTGTCCTACCTGCATTCAGCCGCCTCTGTTCCAATTTATCACAGAGATGTCAAGTCAACAAATATCTTGCTGGATGAGAAGCACCGCGCAAAAGTATCAGATTTTGGGATTTCGAGATGTGTTGGTATAGACGATACTCACCTGACGACAGTAGTGCAAGGAACAGTTGGATATGTAGACCCAGAGTACCTCCAGTCAAGCCACTTCACAGGGAAGAGTGACGTCTACAGCTTTGGGGTTGTGCTCATTGAGCTCTTAACCGGAGGAAAACCCGTCTCCGTTCTCAGGCCACAAGAGGTAAAGATGTTGGGAGCTTACTTCCTCGAAGCCATGAGGAATGACAGACTTCATGAGATTCTCGATGCTCGCATGGAGGAGGAATGTGACCAAGAGGAAGTCCTTGCAGTAGCCAAACTTGCAAGAAGTTGTTTGAGCTTGAACTCAGAACATCGCCCTACCATGAGAGACGTCTTCATCGAACTGGATAGGATGCAATTCAAGAAACAAGGCGCTCAAAACCTAGCTGAAAATTGCGAAGAGCACACATACATCCAGATCGCAACACCGGAGACTATGTCTCTTAGTTACTATTCTCCGTATACACTCGTTGGAAACAGCTCATTCTCACCGGACTCAAAACCACTCATGATTCACACGACACAGTGA
- the LOC108806562 gene encoding uncharacterized protein LOC108806562: protein MDSSPEGNSECAQQQKIEIQNSHNEKLVGLLHETGSREVVVLCHGFKSDKNNTILKNVAAALEKEGTSAFRFDFSGNGESEGGFNYGNYRYEADDLHSVIQHFSNANRVVTTIIGHSRGGNVVLLYASKYGNIRNVISISGRYDLKKGIRLGDGYLERIKEQGFIDAKEGKSEFRVTHASLMERLETDMHEACLKIDKQVRVLTVHGSGDKVVPAGDAEEFAKIIPNNKLEIVKKADHGYTKHQTQLVSTVLEFIK from the coding sequence ATGGATTCATCTCCCGAGGGGAACTCAGAATGTGCGCAACAACAGAAGATCGAGATTCAGAACAGCCACAACGAGAAACTCGTCGGTCTGCTTCACGAAACTGGTTCAAGAGAAGTCGTGGTGTTATGCCACGGATTCAAATCGGACAAGAACAACACGATCCTCAAGAATGTGGCTGCTGCTCTAGAGAAAGAAGGGACCAGCGCTTTTCGTTTTGATTTCTCTGGTAACGGAGAGAGTGAAGGCGGTTTCAATTACGGTAACTACAGGTACGAAGCTGATGATCTGCACTCCGTCATCCAGCACTTCTCTAACGCCAACCGTGTCGTCACTACCATTATCGGACACAGCAGAGGAGGCAACGTGGTGCTCCTCTACGCCTCCAAGTACGGTAACATCCGCAATGTAATCAGTATATCGGGACGTTATGATCTGAAAAAGGGCATACGTCTTGGAGATGGGTATCTCGAAAGAATCAAGGAGCAAGGATTCATCGATGCTAAAGAGGGCAAATCCGAGTTCCGTGTTACCCACGCGAGCTTGATGGAGAGGTTAGAGACGGATATGCATGAAGCTTGTCTCAAGATTGACAAACAAGTCAGAGTCTTGACGGTTCATGGTTCCGGTGATAAGGTAGTGCCAGCGGGAGATGCTGAGGAGTTTGCAAAGATCATACCTAACAACAAGCTGGAGATTGTGAAGAAAGCTGATCATGGTTATACCAAGCATCAAACTCAACTCGTTTCAACTGTTTTGGAGTTCATCAAGTGA
- the LOC108806561 gene encoding probable LRR receptor-like serine/threonine-protein kinase At3g47570, producing the protein MRLFVLLLPFISLTLLDAYDFTDETDRQALLVFKSQVSQGKRVILSSWNHSFPLCNWYGVTCGLEHKRVTRLDLGGLQLGGVISPSIGNLSFLIYLNLSDNSFGGNIPQEVGNLFRLEYLGMYSNHLVGKIPTSLPNCSNLLMIDLYSNHLRGGVPSELGSLPKLVILYLGQNKLIGKLPTTLGNLTSMKEVDVGENNLEGKVPSDISRLTHLVYLELSTNHFSGGFPSAIYNLSLLTYLNIFTNNFSGSLRHDFGLLLPNLEELAMGSNYFTGSIPATIPNISSLENVRMEFNSFTGSVPPSFGKVQNLQTLALNQNSLGSQSVGDLDFIGALTNCTKLKDLDVGENRLGDNLPTSIANLSSTLMYLSLHTNLIHGSIPQDIGNLISLERLWLANNMLTGPLPDSLGKLLGLRVLGLQSNRLSGHILFSIGNNTRLVSLHLAKNSFQGIIPPSLGNCSYLLDLNLGYNKLNGIIPQEIMNISSLFTLSIPHNFLSGSLPQDVGQLEHLIKLSVEHNKLSGILPQGLGRCLSVEELYMQGNSFDGDIPHISGLVGVKRVDLSSNNLSGSIPEYFASFSKLEDLNLSINNLQGRVPTEGIFQNATIVSVFGNKDLCGGIKEMQLKPCFGEATLMKTKHSSTLKKVVIGVSVGIALLLLLLIVSLTWFIKRKRNGQTNNQTPSLEVFHERISYGDLRNATNGFSTSNLVGSGSFGAVFKALLPAENRVVAVKVLNMQRHGAMKSFMAECGSLKDIRHRNLVKLLTACSSIDFQGNAFRALIYEFMPNGNLDTWLHPEEVGEIHRPSRTLTLLERLIIAIDVASVLDYLHVQCHDPIAHCDLKPSNILLDNDLTAHVSDFGLARLLLKFDQESFLNQLSSAGVRGTVGYTAPEYGMGGQPSIHGDVYSFGILLLEMFTGKRPTSEIFEGNFTLHSYIKSMLPERVMDAADESILHNGLRVGFPIVVCLTLVFEVGLRCCEESPSKRLAMSEATKELISIKERFFKSRRRARH; encoded by the exons atgagacTCTTTGTTTTACTTCTTCCCTTCATTTCTCTTACGTTACTTGACGCATATGATTTTACCGATGAAACTGATAGACAAGCGTTGTTGGTGTTCAAGTCTCAAGTTTCTCAAGGCAAAAGAGTTATTTTGTCTTCATGGAATCACTCATTCCCTCTATGCAACTGGTATGGGGTCACATGTGGCCTGGAACACAAGAGAGTCACACGTTTGGACCTTGGAGGATTGCAATTAGGTGGAGTTATATCACCATCTATTGGTAACCTCTCCTTTCTTATATATCTTAACCTATCCGATAACTCTTTTGGTGGTAACATCCCTCAAGAGGTGGGAAACTTGTTTAGACTTGAATACTTGGGTATGTACTCAAATCATCTCGTAGGAAAGATTCCAACCAGTCTCCCTAACTGCTCTAACTTGTTGATGATTGATTTATATTCAAATCATCTTAGAGGAGGTGTTCCTTCAGAACTAGGTTCATTACCAAAGCTTGTGATTCTATATCTTGGACAAAACAAGCTGATAGGGAAGCTCCCTACCACTTTAGGAAACTTGACATCCATGAAAGAAGTTGACGTTGGAGAGAACAACTTGGAAGGAAAAGTACCAAGTGATATATCAAGATTGACTCACTTGGTGTATCTCGAATTATCAACGAACCATTTCTCTGGTGGCTTTCCTTCCGCCATCTACAACTTATCCTTACTAACATATTTAAACATCTTTACTAATAATTTCTCGGGAAGCCTAAGGCATGACTTTGGTCTTTTGTTACCGAACCTTGAAGAATTAGCTATGGGAAGTAATTATTTCACGGGAAGCATTCCAGCTACTATCCCCAACATCTCATCTCTTGAAAACGTGAGAATGGAGTTTAATAGCTTCACAGGAAGTGTTCCTCCAAGCTTTGGGAAAGTACAGAATCTGCAAACACTAGCACTAAACCAGAACTCTTTGGGAAGTCAATCTGTTGGAGATCTTGACTTCATTGGTGCTTTGACTAACTGCACCAAACTAAAAGATTTAGATGTTGGTGAAAATAGGCTTGGGGATAACTTGCCTACTTCAATTGCCAATCTGTCTTCAACCCTCATGTATTTAAGCTTACATACAAATCTCATCCACGGAAGCATTCCTCAAGACATTGGGAATCTCATAAGCCTAGAAAGACTTTGGTTGGCAAATAATATGTTGACTGGACCCCTTCCAGACTCACTTGGAAAGCTTTTAGGATTGCGTGTATTAGGCCTCCAGTCAAATAGATTGTCAGGACATATACTATTTTCCATAGGCAACAACACTCGTTTAGTATCACTCCATCTGGCTAAAAACAGTTTCCAAGGAATCATTCCTCCGAGTCTTGGTAACTGTAGTTACCTGCTAGATTTAAATCTTGGGTATAATAAGTTGAATGGGATTATACCTCAGGAGATTATGAACATTTCATCTCTTTTTACTCTTAGCATCCCACATAATTTCTTATCCGGCTCTCTACCACAAGATGTTGGACAGCTAGAACATCTCATTAAGCTATCTGTTGAGCATAATAAATTGTCAGGAATACTCCCACAGGGTTTGGGAAGGTGTCTCTCAGTGGAAGAACTGTACATGCAAGGAAATAGCTTTGATGGAGACATTCCTCATATAAGTGGGTTGGTGGGTGTTAAAAGAGTTGATTTGTCCAGCAATAATCTCTCTGGCAGTATACCTGAATATTTTGCAAGCTTCTCCAAATTGGAGGATCTCAACCTATCCATTAACAATCTCCAGGGAAGAGTGCCAACTGAAGGTATATTTCAAAATGCCACAATAGTTTCagtatttggaaacaaagatctATGTGGAGGCATCAAAGAAATGCAGCTAAAGCCATGCTTTGGGGAAGCAACACTAATGAAGACAAAGCATTCATCTACGCTGAAGAAAGTTGTGATTGGGGTCAGTGTGGGCATAGCTTTGCTTTTATTGTTGTTGATAGTTTCTCTTACTTGGTTCATAAAAAGAAAGAGGAACGGACAGACGAATAATCAGACTCCTTCCTTAGAGGTTTTCCATGAGAGGATAAGTTATGGAGATCTTCGAAACGCAACAAATGGCTTCTCTACGAGTAACTTGGTTGGGTCGGGCAGTTTTGGTGCTGTGTTTAAGGCATTACTCCCTGCAGAGAACAGGGTTGTTGCAGTGAAAGTTCTTAACATGCAGAGACATGGAGCAATGAAGAGCTTCATGGCAGAGTGTGGATCCCTGAAGGACATTAGGCATCGTAATCTTGTAAAACTGTTGACGGCTTGTTCGAGTATTGATTTTCAAGGTAACGCATTTAGAGCTTTAATATACGAGTTCATGCCGAATGGAAATCTAGATACGTGGTTGCACCCTGAGGAAGTGGGAGAGATTCATAGACCCTCAAGAACCTTGACACTTCTTGAAAGGCTCATAATTGCAATAGACGTGGCTTCTGTTTTAGATTATCTTCATGTACAGTGTCATGATCCTATAGCTCACTGCGATCTTAAGCCAAGCAACATACTTCTAGACAATGATCTAACTGCCCATGTTAGCGATTTTGGTCTGGCTCGTCTATTACTCAAGTTTGACCAAGAGTCTTTCCTAAACCAACTCAGCTCGGCTGGAGTAAGAGGAACCGTTGGTTACACTGCACCAG AATACGGAATGGGAGGACAACCATCAATACATGGTGATGTGTATAGTTTTGGTATTCTCCTTTTGGAAATGTTCACTGGGAAAAGACCAACCAGTGAGATATTTGAGGGGAACTTTACCCTCCACAGCTACATCAAATCTATGTTGCCTGAAAGAGTAATGGATGCCGCTGACGAATCGATTCTTCATAACGGTCTAAGAGTCGGTTTCCCGATCGTCGTGTGCTTGACGTTGGTTTTCGAGGTGGGACTTAGGTGCTGTGAAGAATCTCCATCAAAACGATTGGCAATGAGTGAAGCCACAAAGGAGTTAATCTCAATCAAAGAGAGGTTCTTTAAATCAAGAAGAAGAGCCAGACATTGA
- the LOC108806333 gene encoding uncharacterized protein LOC108806333, giving the protein MSDHLSLCTDRLITGESLESEKDCGESSCPQGGRDVASSSSSSSASVDEAEDARKYYAVVAAEEEPLLQSVECRICQEEDITNNLEAPCACNGSLKYAHRKCVQRWCNEKGDIVCEICHQPYQSGYTAPPPPPPDETIIHIGEDWETGVHLDLSDPRILAMAAAERHFLEADYDEYTESNSSGAAFCRSAALILMALLLLRDALNLTTNPDDEDDPTAFFSLFLLRAAGFLLPCYIMAWAIGILQRRRQRQEAAALAAAEVAFMIHGGVPQRRGLHFALSPEQPPVSNPTPV; this is encoded by the exons ATGTCGGATCATCTGAGTTTATGTACGGATCGTCTCATAACGGGTGAGAGCTTGGAGTCAGAAAAGGATTGTGGAGAAAGTTCTTGTCCTCAAGGCGGCAGAGAtgtggcttcttcttcttcttcttcgtctgcGTCTGTCGATGAAGCTGAAGATGCCAGGAAGTACTATGCTGTTGTTGCTGCAGAAGAGGAACCGCTTCTCCAGTCTGTTGAGTGCCGTATTTGCCAGGAGGAAGATATCACTAACAACTTGGAGGCTCCTTGTGCTTGCAATGGCAGTTTGAag TATGCGCACCGCAAGTGTGTTCAGCGTTGGTGTAATGAGAAAGGCGACATTGTCTGCGAAATATGCCACCAGCCTTATCAATCTGGATATACAGcacctccacctcctcctcctgatGAAACTATAATTCACATTGG TGAGGATTGGGAGACTGGAGTTCACTTGGACTTGAGCGACCCGCGCATTCTAGCAATGGCTGCAGCAGAACGTCATTTCTTGGAAGCTGACTATGACGAGTACACCGAGTCTAACTCAAGCGGTGCTGCCTTCTGTCGCTCTGCTGCTCTCATC CTGATGGCACTTTTACTGTTAAGAGATGCACTAAACCTCACGACTAATCCAGATGACGAGGATGATCCCACTGCCTTCTTCTCT CTTTTTCTTCTTCGTGCTGCTGGTTTTCTCCTGCCATGTTACATCATGGCATGGGCCATTGGAATTCTCCAGCGCCGGAGGCAAAGACAG GAAGCTGCTGCTCTAGCTGCCGCGGAAGTTGCCTTCATGATACACGGTGGTGTGCCTCAACGCAGGGGACTTCATTTTGCTTTATCGCCAGAGCAGCCGCCAGTATCCAACCCAACACCAGTCTGA
- the LOC108813294 gene encoding malate dehydrogenase, chloroplastic, which yields MAATAAASSISIGSTTVPRATTSSLPQSRAQAVNFNYSLPRFTPLRSSSLLSGPDSSSFSKSLRGSVTKSQKTDTKPYGLNINASYKVAVLGAAGGIGQPLSLLIKMSPLVSTLHLYDIANVKGVAADLSHCNTPSQVRDFTGPAELADCLRYVDVVVIPAGVPRKPGMTRDDLFNINAGIVKSLVEAVADNCPNAFIHVISNPVNSTVPIAAEVLKKKGVYDPKKLFGVTTLDVVRANTFVSQKKNLKLIDVDVPVVGGHAGITILPLLSKTKPSVSFTDEETEKLTVRIQNAGTEVVDAKAGAGSATLSMAYAAARFVESSLRALDGDGDVYECSFVDSALTDLPFFASRIKLGRSGVEAVIESDLQGLTEYEQKALEALKVELKASIEKGIAFANKPAN from the coding sequence atggcAGCAACAGCAGCAGCTTCTTCGATTTCAATTGGATCAACAACCGTTCCTAGAGCCACCACCTCCTCCTTACCCCAGTCAAGGGCACAAGCTGTCAACTTCAACTACTCCCTCCCTCGTTTCACCCCTCTGAGATCATCCTCTCTCCTCTCCGGACCAGATTCCTCTTCTTTCTCCAAATCTCTCCGCGGCTCCGTAACGAAATCCCAGAAAACAGACACCAAGCCGTACGGACTCAACATCAACGCTTCTTACAAAGTAGCTGTCCTCGGTGCCGCCGGAGGGATCGGCCAGCCTCTCTCCCTCCTCATCAAAATGTCTCCCCTCGTCTCCACCCTCCACCTCTACGATATCGCCAACGTCAAGGGAGTCGCCGCCGATCTCAGCCACTGCAACACCCCTTCCCAGGTCCGTGATTTCACCGGACCTGCCGAGCTGGCCGACTGTCTGAGATACGTAGACGTCGTGGTCATCCCCGCCGGCGTGCCGAGGAAGCCCGGCATGACCCGCGACGATCTCTTCAACATCAACGCCGGGATAGTGAAGTCCCTCGTCGAGGCCGTAGCTGATAACTGTCCTAACGCATTCATCCACGTCATCAGCAACCCGGTGAACTCCACCGTCCCCATCGCCGCCGAAGTGTTGAAGAAGAAAGGCGTCTACGATCCCAAGAAACTCTTCGGCGTCACCACTCTGGATGTTGTGAGGGCCAACACTTTCGTCTCTCAGAAAAAGAACCTGAAGCTCATCGACGTGGACGTCCCAGTCGTCGGCGGCCACGCTGGCATCACCATCCTGCCTCTTCTCTCCAAGACCAAGCCTTCCGTCAGCTTCACCGACGAGGAGACCGAGAAACTCACCGTTAGGATTCAGAACGCTGGCACTGAGGTTGTGGACGCTAAGGCGGGTGCTGGTTCGGCTACTTTGTCGATGGCCTACGCTGCGGCGAGGTTCGTGGAGTCGTCTCTTCGTGCTCTTGACGGTGATGGGGATGTTTACGAGTGCTCGTTCGTGGACTCGGCGCTGACTGATCTTCCTTTCTTTGCGTCGAGGATTAAGCTCGGGAGGAGCGGAGTTGAAGCTGTGATTGAGTCTGACCTCCAAGGGCTGACTGAGTATGAGCAGAAGGCGTTGGAAGCTCTTAAGGTGGAACTGAAAGCTAGCATCGAAAAGGGTATTGCATTCGCTAACAAACCTGCTAACTAG
- the LOC108809410 gene encoding uncharacterized protein LOC108809410 isoform X1, which yields MANKATFHLMIFCFTLSQLFFFFPTNASRFGSLMERPDQFFLPQQDTILVCSQFFFATGREEGRRGKGDDGVKRLSRLGCQQPALATWKRMHRLLIKLEKKNNVIHLL from the exons ATGGCCAACAAAGCTACCTTCCATCTCATGATCTTCTGCTTCACTCTATCtcaattatttttcttcttccctACCAATGCTTCGA GATTTGGGAGTTTGATGGAGAGGCCCGATCAATTTTTCCTACCTCAACAAGATACAATACTGGTGtgttctcaatttttttttgcaacag GACGTGAAGAAGGACGTCGAGGAAAGGGTGACGATGGAGTTAAACGATTATCCAGGCTCGGGTGCCAACAACCGGCACTTGCCACGTGGAAGAGGATGCATCGATTGCTGATAAAATTAGAAAAGAAGAATAACGTGATTCACTTATTATAA
- the LOC108809410 gene encoding uncharacterized protein LOC108809410 isoform X2: protein MANKATFHLMIFCFTLSQLFFFFPTNASRFGSLMERPDQFFLPQQDTILDVKKDVEERVTMELNDYPGSGANNRHLPRGRGCIDC, encoded by the exons ATGGCCAACAAAGCTACCTTCCATCTCATGATCTTCTGCTTCACTCTATCtcaattatttttcttcttccctACCAATGCTTCGA GATTTGGGAGTTTGATGGAGAGGCCCGATCAATTTTTCCTACCTCAACAAGATACAATACTG GACGTGAAGAAGGACGTCGAGGAAAGGGTGACGATGGAGTTAAACGATTATCCAGGCTCGGGTGCCAACAACCGGCACTTGCCACGTGGAAGAGGATGCATCGATTGCTGA